The following are from one region of the Pectobacterium actinidiae genome:
- a CDS encoding type 1 glutamine amidotransferase domain-containing protein has protein sequence MKILMVLTSHDKLGNTGNKTGFWLEEFAAPYYTFKDAGAEIVLASPAGGQPPLDPKSDLADFQTELTHRFKADPAAQQELANTIKLDTVIEQDFDAVFYPGGHGPLWDLAESPVSIALIEAFVRANKPTGFVCHAPGVLIHVKTENGDALIKGRKVTGFTNGEEAAVQLTDVVPFLIEDEFKKLGGLYEKGPDWAPYLVEDGKLITGQNPASSEVVAKAILKQLA, from the coding sequence ATGAAAATTTTAATGGTACTGACTTCTCACGACAAACTGGGCAACACGGGTAATAAAACCGGCTTCTGGCTGGAAGAGTTTGCTGCCCCTTATTACACCTTCAAAGATGCCGGGGCCGAGATCGTTCTCGCCTCCCCTGCTGGCGGCCAGCCGCCTCTTGACCCGAAAAGCGATCTGGCGGATTTTCAAACCGAACTGACGCACCGTTTTAAAGCCGACCCGGCTGCGCAGCAGGAACTGGCGAATACGATAAAACTGGATACCGTCATCGAACAGGATTTCGATGCCGTCTTTTATCCCGGCGGCCACGGCCCGCTGTGGGATCTGGCAGAATCCCCTGTCTCCATCGCGCTCATTGAAGCCTTTGTACGCGCCAACAAGCCGACCGGTTTTGTCTGCCACGCACCGGGCGTGCTGATTCATGTGAAAACAGAGAATGGCGATGCGCTGATTAAAGGCCGCAAAGTGACAGGCTTCACAAACGGTGAAGAAGCGGCGGTTCAGTTGACGGACGTCGTACCTTTCCTGATTGAAGATGAATTCAAGAAACTCGGCGGCCTATACGAAAAAGGCCCAGACTGGGCACCGTACCTCGTGGAAGACGGCAAGCTGATCACCGGTCAGAACCCGGCAAGCTCGGAAGTGGTCGCTAAAGCGATTCTCAAACAGTTAGCT